A genomic region of Leptolyngbya sp. NIES-2104 contains the following coding sequences:
- the mutS gene encoding DNA mismatch repair protein MutS, with translation MTVPAAQPDPTQGVPDRLIKHSVRYADHRAVKRDHLTPMMRHYADLKDQYPHALLVYRVGDFYETFFQDALIVSRELEIVLTSKDGGKEVGRVPLSGIPHHALDRYSAQLVEKGYAIAVCDQVEDPNEAQGLVRREVTRVITPGTILEEGMLNAKRNNFLAAIVIAGNHWGLAYADISTGEFLTTQSSELDQLSSELMRLQPAEVLIPTNAPDLGGLLRPGQRSSHIPESLPTQFCYTLRSQSPFSQAEARQRLIERFKVRSLEGMGCEHLPLAVRAAGGLLEYIESTSERNVLDTTKSKNSEPTQVPLQPICTYTITEYLTLDPQTRRNLEITQTVRDGTFHGSLLWAVDRTETPMGSRALRRWLLQPLLNLDEIEARQDTIEELVKDGVLREDLQQMLNQIYDLERLAGRAGSGTATPRDLVNIAESLSKLPELARLVARAKSSHLRALQHVPPILEQLGQNLLAHFVERPPLAIKEGGLIRSNIVQQLDEMRSQAAEDEKWLAELEKNERDRTGIQTLKVGYNKAFGYYISISRTKAQQCPEGYERKQTLTNEERFTMPELKTRENRIMNARREIGELEYEIFAELRSNVGEQAELIRKVAHRVAAVDALTGLAELAVFKNFCRPKLSAGREISIVEGRHPVVEQSLPAGFFVPNSAELGSPAPDLIVLTGPNASGKSCYLRQIGLIQLLAQTGSFVPADFARLGICDRIFTRVGAVDDLATGQSTFMVEMNETANILNHATDRSLVLLDEIGRGTATFDGLSIAWAVAEHLATEIRARTIFATHYHELNELASILSNVANYQVTVREMPEQIIFLHKVQPGGADRSYGIEAGRLAGLPSSVIDRARQVMTQIEKHSKIAIGLRKTKSKPAELPKDPTQQLDIFGDS, from the coding sequence ATGACTGTTCCCGCTGCTCAACCTGATCCGACTCAAGGCGTGCCCGATCGCTTAATCAAGCATTCGGTGCGATACGCTGATCATCGCGCTGTAAAACGTGACCATCTCACCCCGATGATGCGGCATTATGCGGATCTTAAAGACCAGTATCCTCATGCGCTCTTGGTGTATCGAGTGGGCGATTTTTATGAAACATTCTTCCAAGATGCGCTGATTGTTTCGCGTGAGTTGGAGATTGTTCTGACTTCTAAAGATGGCGGAAAAGAAGTCGGGCGGGTTCCATTGTCGGGCATTCCGCATCATGCGCTCGATCGCTATTCGGCGCAGCTCGTTGAAAAAGGATATGCGATCGCGGTTTGTGATCAAGTCGAAGATCCAAATGAAGCACAGGGATTAGTCAGGCGCGAAGTGACTCGCGTGATTACTCCGGGAACGATTCTCGAAGAAGGAATGCTGAATGCGAAACGCAATAATTTTTTAGCGGCAATTGTAATCGCTGGAAATCATTGGGGATTGGCATACGCAGATATTTCAACTGGGGAATTTCTCACCACACAATCGAGCGAACTTGATCAACTCAGCAGTGAATTGATGCGGTTACAGCCTGCGGAAGTTTTGATCCCAACCAATGCACCAGATTTAGGTGGATTATTGCGACCGGGACAGCGATCGTCCCATATTCCTGAGAGTTTACCGACGCAATTTTGTTACACATTGCGATCGCAATCTCCATTCTCTCAAGCCGAAGCCCGTCAGCGATTGATCGAACGGTTTAAAGTGCGATCGCTTGAAGGAATGGGCTGTGAACATTTACCGTTAGCGGTTCGGGCTGCGGGCGGACTGCTCGAATACATCGAATCGACTTCGGAACGCAATGTTTTAGATACGACGAAATCGAAAAATTCAGAGCCAACTCAGGTTCCACTCCAGCCGATTTGCACCTATACAATTACTGAGTATTTGACACTCGATCCGCAAACTCGACGCAATTTAGAAATCACTCAGACTGTTCGCGATGGAACGTTTCACGGATCGTTACTGTGGGCAGTCGATCGTACAGAAACCCCGATGGGAAGCCGCGCTCTGAGACGTTGGTTATTACAGCCGTTGTTGAATCTCGACGAAATCGAGGCGCGTCAGGACACGATCGAGGAATTAGTAAAAGATGGTGTTCTGCGAGAAGACCTCCAACAAATGCTGAACCAGATCTATGATTTGGAGCGCTTAGCAGGTCGAGCGGGATCAGGAACGGCTACCCCGCGTGATTTGGTCAACATTGCAGAATCGCTGAGCAAACTACCAGAATTAGCGCGTTTAGTTGCTAGAGCAAAATCTTCCCACTTACGAGCTTTGCAGCACGTTCCGCCCATTCTCGAACAGTTAGGACAGAATCTTTTAGCTCATTTCGTCGAACGTCCGCCGCTTGCGATTAAAGAAGGTGGACTGATTCGATCGAACATTGTGCAGCAACTTGACGAGATGCGCTCTCAAGCCGCAGAAGACGAGAAGTGGTTAGCGGAACTAGAAAAAAATGAGCGCGATCGTACTGGAATTCAAACGCTGAAAGTCGGATACAACAAAGCTTTCGGTTATTACATTAGTATCTCTCGTACCAAAGCTCAACAATGTCCCGAAGGTTACGAACGCAAGCAAACGTTAACCAACGAAGAACGGTTTACCATGCCGGAACTGAAGACCCGCGAAAACCGGATTATGAATGCTCGGCGCGAAATTGGTGAGCTTGAGTATGAGATTTTTGCAGAACTGCGATCGAACGTCGGAGAACAAGCCGAACTCATCCGCAAAGTCGCTCACAGAGTCGCCGCCGTTGACGCGCTCACGGGACTGGCTGAACTTGCAGTGTTCAAGAATTTTTGCCGTCCGAAGCTTTCAGCGGGGCGAGAAATCTCGATCGTCGAAGGTCGTCACCCGGTCGTGGAGCAATCTTTACCTGCTGGCTTCTTCGTGCCAAATTCCGCTGAACTTGGCTCACCTGCGCCCGATCTGATTGTGTTAACCGGACCAAATGCAAGTGGAAAAAGCTGCTATCTCCGACAAATTGGTTTGATTCAACTCTTAGCGCAAACGGGTAGCTTTGTTCCCGCAGATTTCGCCCGATTGGGAATCTGCGATCGTATTTTTACCCGCGTCGGTGCTGTCGATGATCTCGCCACCGGACAATCAACGTTCATGGTGGAAATGAATGAAACGGCAAATATTCTCAATCATGCAACGGATCGATCACTGGTTCTTTTAGACGAAATTGGACGCGGAACCGCAACCTTTGATGGATTGTCGATCGCTTGGGCAGTCGCAGAACATTTGGCGACCGAAATCCGCGCCCGAACGATTTTTGCCACGCACTATCACGAACTGAACGAACTCGCATCGATTCTGTCGAATGTGGCGAACTATCAAGTGACAGTACGCGAGATGCCAGAGCAAATCATTTTCCTGCACAAAGTCCAACCCGGAGGAGCCGATCGCTCTTACGGCATCGAAGCTGGAAGACTTGCAGGCTTACCGAGTTCGGTCATCGATCGAGCACGGCAAGTCATGACCCAGATTGAGAAACACAGCAAAATCGCGATCGGACTTCGCAAAACTAAATCCAAACCTGCTGAACTTCCGAAAGATCCCACACAGCAACTCGATATCTTTGGCGATTCCTAA
- a CDS encoding EAL domain-containing protein, producing MAKSIDLETSNPSNPAVNPNPASPVIKESEWLLQTVVENLNDGVVITDLQDQVRYVNSRLAKLVGCSVADMVGKSAHHFFHAIEGWFDFQGSSEDTQPFYGWKEGQLRRKDGRKFWAEVNATLLCNAAGEPTGTLITLKDITERKWLEEYLRLLESVVVNANEIVMISQTEEAIDDPLSLRIIYVNDAFSRTTGYSSGEAIGKSAIVLLGEKTSSTEIDRIRAALSTHEPVRAEVILYRKNRTHFWVDVNMVPIRNEQGQVTHFVSVMREVTERKIVEEQLRRNAFHDSLTGLPNRLLFMERLSQTVERANENPACRFALLFLDLDRFKVINDSLGHMIGDQLLVAIARRLESCLSKNDTVARLGGDEFTILLENIQSDNDATKVAERVQQALSTPFNLNGHEVFTSASIGIMLSSTDFDRPEDLLRGADIAMYRAKAQGKACHEVFDTDMHTHVVALMQLENDLRKAVERQDFELYYQPIVALATGRILGFEALVRWQHPEQGIISPAKFVPIAEETGLIIPLGQWVLREACRQLKHWQEEFASEPPLTISVNLSSRQFSQPSLINQIRQILADTGVDAHCIKLEITESAIMENTESAMDMLLQLKAMGIQLSVDDFGTGYSSLGYLYRFPMDVLKIDRSFVSRVDVDGEKLELVRTIITLAWNLGMDVVAEGVETTKQLAQLKALKCEYAQGYLFSKPLTRIDAAKLIPQSQPFLHLTRISPSNGRLAEDV from the coding sequence ATGGCAAAGTCGATCGATCTGGAGACTTCTAATCCTTCCAATCCGGCAGTAAACCCCAATCCTGCATCCCCTGTAATCAAAGAATCCGAGTGGCTGCTTCAAACCGTTGTTGAAAATCTCAATGATGGAGTTGTCATCACTGATTTGCAGGATCAGGTGCGATACGTGAATTCACGACTAGCGAAATTAGTCGGCTGCTCGGTTGCCGATATGGTTGGGAAGTCCGCCCATCACTTTTTTCACGCGATCGAAGGCTGGTTCGATTTTCAAGGCTCATCTGAAGACACCCAACCCTTCTACGGCTGGAAAGAAGGTCAACTCCGCCGCAAAGATGGACGCAAATTCTGGGCGGAAGTGAATGCAACCCTGCTCTGCAATGCTGCTGGAGAACCGACCGGAACGCTGATCACGCTCAAAGATATTACCGAGCGCAAATGGCTCGAAGAATACCTCCGCTTACTAGAATCCGTGGTCGTAAATGCGAATGAAATTGTGATGATTTCGCAAACCGAAGAAGCGATCGACGATCCTTTGAGCCTAAGAATTATCTATGTGAACGATGCGTTTTCGCGCACCACTGGCTACTCATCCGGTGAAGCGATCGGTAAATCAGCGATCGTGCTGCTAGGAGAAAAGACTTCTAGTACGGAAATCGATCGCATTCGAGCTGCTTTAAGCACTCATGAACCCGTCCGCGCCGAAGTCATTCTCTATCGCAAAAACAGGACGCATTTCTGGGTCGATGTCAACATGGTTCCAATTCGCAACGAACAGGGACAAGTCACCCATTTTGTCTCTGTGATGCGAGAAGTCACCGAACGAAAAATCGTTGAAGAACAACTCCGGCGCAATGCGTTCCACGATTCGCTGACTGGATTGCCGAATCGATTGCTATTCATGGAGCGATTGAGCCAAACGGTCGAACGGGCAAATGAAAATCCAGCTTGCCGATTTGCATTGTTGTTTCTGGATCTCGATCGCTTCAAAGTGATCAATGACAGCTTGGGGCACATGATCGGGGATCAGCTATTAGTTGCGATCGCCCGTCGATTAGAATCTTGCCTCAGTAAAAACGATACGGTTGCAAGACTCGGTGGGGATGAATTTACCATTCTGCTTGAGAACATTCAAAGTGATAACGACGCGACGAAAGTTGCAGAACGAGTTCAGCAAGCCCTTTCAACCCCGTTTAACTTGAATGGTCATGAGGTATTTACCTCTGCCAGTATTGGCATCATGCTTTCTTCGACCGACTTCGATCGACCCGAAGATTTGCTCCGAGGAGCCGATATTGCGATGTATCGTGCTAAAGCTCAAGGGAAAGCGTGTCACGAGGTTTTTGATACCGATATGCACACGCATGTCGTCGCGTTGATGCAGCTCGAAAATGATTTGCGAAAAGCAGTTGAGCGGCAGGATTTTGAATTGTACTATCAGCCGATCGTGGCACTCGCAACCGGGCGAATTCTGGGGTTTGAGGCATTGGTGCGGTGGCAGCATCCAGAACAAGGAATCATTTCACCTGCAAAATTTGTGCCGATCGCTGAAGAAACCGGATTGATTATTCCGCTCGGACAGTGGGTACTCCGTGAAGCTTGTCGCCAACTCAAACACTGGCAAGAGGAATTCGCTTCTGAGCCGCCCTTAACGATTAGCGTCAACCTCTCCAGTCGGCAATTCTCACAGCCGAGTTTGATCAATCAAATCCGGCAAATTCTCGCGGATACTGGAGTCGATGCCCACTGTATCAAGCTCGAAATTACCGAAAGCGCGATCATGGAGAACACCGAATCCGCAATGGATATGTTGCTCCAACTCAAAGCGATGGGCATTCAGCTTTCAGTCGATGACTTTGGTACAGGTTATTCTTCATTAGGGTATCTGTATCGCTTCCCGATGGACGTGCTGAAAATCGATCGCTCTTTTGTCAGCCGCGTTGATGTCGATGGCGAGAAGTTGGAACTCGTTCGCACCATCATCACACTGGCATGGAATTTAGGCATGGATGTGGTCGCGGAAGGGGTGGAAACAACAAAGCAACTCGCACAGCTAAAAGCGCTGAAATGCGAATATGCTCAGGGCTATCTCTTCTCGAAACCGCTCACTCGAATCGATGCGGCAAAATTGATTCCGCAATCTCAACCGTTTTTACATTTGACTCGGATTTCGCCTTCTAATGGCAGATTAGCGGAAGATGTTTAA
- a CDS encoding alpha/beta fold hydrolase has translation MQKHIIQVQLDFDRLNTVPAAYFEVGGGTPIIMLHGFMGEASCWLPLSEQLKSNFRCIGLDLLGFGQSARPMIRYDIAKEVAFLRQVVETLKLESFYLLGHSFGGWVSAAYALQYPVKGLILAAPAGIRDDSFAGRYDHLRPILWETPAIDWGLELIKPIANLFGQEKTIGQIAWMRRELTTQPAARSFLVDRLRPEDAIDTVEKEIHRLTVPTLVITGDRDETIPLWHSETYANEIPNAKLVILPNADHSLPQKFSLQLATQITQWSLTH, from the coding sequence ATGCAAAAACACATCATCCAAGTTCAGCTTGATTTCGATCGCTTAAACACTGTTCCCGCTGCATATTTCGAGGTCGGGGGAGGAACACCAATCATCATGCTGCATGGATTTATGGGAGAAGCCTCTTGCTGGTTGCCTTTGAGCGAGCAACTGAAGTCGAACTTTCGTTGTATTGGACTAGATTTGCTTGGATTTGGACAATCAGCCCGTCCGATGATTCGATACGACATTGCTAAAGAAGTTGCATTTTTGCGGCAGGTTGTAGAAACGCTGAAATTAGAATCGTTTTATCTGTTGGGGCATTCCTTCGGGGGCTGGGTGTCTGCGGCATATGCACTTCAATACCCGGTAAAAGGCTTGATTCTTGCGGCTCCCGCTGGAATTCGCGATGATAGCTTTGCAGGACGATACGATCACCTGCGTCCCATCCTGTGGGAAACTCCAGCGATCGATTGGGGCTTGGAATTAATTAAACCGATCGCAAATCTATTCGGACAAGAAAAAACGATCGGACAAATTGCCTGGATGCGACGGGAACTAACGACACAACCAGCGGCACGATCGTTTCTTGTCGATCGACTCCGCCCCGAAGACGCGATCGACACAGTAGAAAAAGAAATTCATCGTCTCACTGTTCCGACTTTAGTGATCACAGGCGATCGCGATGAAACCATTCCACTCTGGCACAGTGAAACCTACGCGAATGAAATTCCGAACGCCAAATTAGTCATCTTACCGAACGCAGATCACAGCCTACCTCAAAAATTTTCACTTCAACTTGCAACCCAGATCACACAGTGGTCTTTGACGCATTAA